The following proteins come from a genomic window of Ochotona princeps isolate mOchPri1 chromosome 14, mOchPri1.hap1, whole genome shotgun sequence:
- the LOC101532476 gene encoding allergen Fel d 4-like, which yields MPTLPLLFLSLGLGLARAQQDESQVPAQPGFHPEQVEGFWYTRQLGSTDRSVIEEGGSYRCYMSSIRVLDNGNVNITYFHRQNGRCVEDFYMGEPTGSPGRYTFQYEGLNYLTFVAVGEDFVVIDLENHNASGQLVVAELHSRTPLASELGQQAYNRHTHRRGIQPGDTVDLTADPGRCSASSP from the exons ATGCCAACCTTGCCGCTGCTGTTCCTCAGccttgggctgggcctggccagggcccagcaggaCGAGAGCCAGGTGCCCGCGCAGCCTGGCTTCCATCCTGAGCAG GTGGAGGGCTTCTGGTATACCAGGCAGCTGGGCTCCACGGACCGCTCAGTCATCGAGGAGGGAGGCTCCTACCGCTGCTACATGTCCAGCATCCGGGTCCTGGACAACGGCAACGTGAACATCACCTACTTCCACAG ACAGAACGGCAGGTGCGTGGAGGACTTCTACATGGGGGAGCCCACGGGCAGCCCAGGCCGCTACACCTTCCAGT ATGAAGGCCTCAACTACCTCACCTTTGTGGCCGTCGGGGAGGACTTCGTGGTCATAGACCTGGAGAACCACAACGCCAGCGGCCAGCTCGTCGTGGCCGAGCTGCACA GTCGGACTCCCCTGGCCAGTGAGCTGGGGCAGCAGGCCTACAACAGGCACACGCACCGCCGGGGCATCCAACCTGGGGATACCGTGGACCTCACTGCTGACC CGGGAAGGTGCAGCGCCTCCAGTCCATAG
- the GLT6D1 gene encoding putative glycosyltransferase 6 domain-containing protein 1 has translation MRSRTRMLLLTALVVSLTTLRHHLRGRHLELRLTDWFDSRKRPDVITTTPWLAPIVWEGTFDTQVLEKFYRRQNLTVGLAVFAAGRLAEESLLLFLRLADAHFLAGHRVVFYVLSDRELALQDVRLGPLRELRTLDMGDRHEWPEAQLWRMRSLGEHIAQRIQREVQFLFSATAEQLIQSAVGAEVLGASVARLHAWWYFHGTRNLPYERRPASAAYIPFGQGDFYYDGALVGGTPLRLLDFIEEYLRGAASDFQAGLNSTYERYLNKYFFVHKPSKLLSPEYGWDTTFNPPPQIRYVKVAQQPRRRW, from the exons ATGCGCTCCAGGACGAGGATGCTGCTGCTGACCGCCTTGGTGGTGTCCCTGACGACGCTCCGGCACCACCTCAG GGGCCGGCACCTGGAGCTCCGGCTCACAGACTGGTTTGACTCCAG GAAGCGCCCGGATGTCATCACCACCACCCCCTGGCTGGCGCCCATCGTGTGGGAGGGCACCTTTGACACACAGGTCCTGGAGAAGTTCTACCGGCGGCAGAACCTCACGGTGGGCTTGGCCGTGTTCGCCGCGGGCAG GTTGGCAGAGGAGTCGCTGTTGCTGTTCCTGCGGCTGGCGGACGCGCACTTCCTGGCGGGCCACAGGGTCGTGTTCTACGTGCTGAGCGACAGGGAGCTGGCGCTGCAGGACGTGCGCCTGGGCCCGCTGCGCGAGCTGCGCACGCTGGACATGGGCGACCGGCATGAGTGGCCGGAGGCGCAGCTGTGGCGCATGCGCAGCCTGGGCGAGCACATCGCGCAGCGCATCCAGCGCGAGGTCCAGTTCCTGTTCAGCGCCACGGCCGAGCAGCTCATCCAGAGCGCAGTGGGCGCGGAGGTGCTGGGCGCCTCGGTGGCGCGGCTGCACGCCTGGTGGTacttccacggcaccaggaaccTGCCGTACGAGCGGCGGCCAGCCTCGGCCGCCTACATCCCCTTCGGCCAGGGCGACTTCTACTACGACGGCGCCCTGGTGGGCGGCACGCCCCTGCGCCTGCTGGACTTCATCGAGGAGTACCTGCGGGGCGCGGCAAGCGACTTCCAGGCCGGCCTCAACAGCACCTACGAGAGGTACCTCAACAAGTACTTCTTTGTGCACAAACCCAGCAAGCTGCTGTCCCCCGAGTACGGCTGGGACACCACCTTCAACCCACCGCCCCAGATCCGCTACGTCAAGGTGGCGCAGCAGCCCCGGCGCAGGTGGTGA